The genomic stretch ATCCATGTCGTCGAGCCGTCGTCGACGAGGTGCAGGTCGTGCTCGACGTGGCCGTGGGGGCTGAGCACGAGGCTCTCGGTCGAGACGTACGGGCGCAGCCCCTCGAGTTGTTGCGTCGTCAGCGAGTGCAGCCAGGACAGGCGATCCGGACCGTCGAGGCGGATGACACCGCGGTGCGACAGGTCCACGACACCGAGGCCCGAGGCGTACGAGCGCTGCTCGCGCAGCGGGTCACCGAAGTGCCAGGGCTGGCCCGCGTCCGGCCCAGCCTCGACTGCGACCGCGGTCACCGTTGCTCCGCGGACGCGGCGCAGTCGGCGCAGGTGCCCTGGACCGCGAAGTGCTCCATGTCCGATAGGAACCCGGTCCGCTCACGCAGCCTTCCCACGAGGTCGTCCGCGAGTGCGACGTCGGCCTCCGTGACACGTCCGCAGGCCCGGCACAGCAGGTGGATGTGCCCCGAGTGGGACGGGACGTGCCACGTGGTGGGTCCGTGGCCGAGGTGGCTGTGGCGGAGCAGGCCGAGCTCCCCCAACAGCTCGAGGTTGCGATAGACGGTCGACAGGTTGACCCCGGGAGAGACCTCGCGGACCTTGGTGAGGACCTCCTCGGGAGTCGCGTGGCCGAGGGAGGCCACCGCGTCGACGACGAGCCGACGTTGCGGCGTCATCCGCAGGCCGCGGTCGTGGAGCTCGCCGAGCAGGCCCTGAGGGGCGTCGGGCGGCTGGCTGTCGTGCGCGGGCGGGTTCACGCGACCCGCTTCAGCCGGGCCGACATGCTCGCCTGCATGACCTCGCCGCGCGCGGCCACGTCGTAGGCCCAGGCGAGGTCGCCCTCCACCAGCCCGTAGAGGCGGTGTCCGGCCACGTACTCCAGGGCGCTCTCCGTGCGCGCCACGACGTCAGTGGTCAGCTCGACGCGCGGGCCGTCGACGCGTCCCAGCCAGACCTCGGCGTAGCCCTCGGCATGCGCCAGCACGACCTCGAGGCGACCATCGGCCTGCGGTCGCCAGAAGCCGGCCTCCCGGGCGAGCGGACGTACCCGCCCGCCGTCGTCGTCCAGCAGCCACACCCGGCTGGTCCAGGCGAGGAACGACCGACCGTCGTGGCTGACCTCGATCTCCTGCCCGAAGCGGTACTCGTACGGCTCCGGGTGCCCGCCGACCCCGGCACCGGCCCACGATCCCAGCATCCAGGCGAGTGGCACGAGCGCCGCAGGAAGGTCGGTGGTGAGCTCCACGGCCAGGACTCCTCGGACGGCGGGCGACGGCGACACCCTCATGTTCACTCTAGTCTCGGCGCATGATGCGTTCCCTGGTCGTGAAGCTCACCTCGGGGGCGGAGGCGCCGGAGCGCCTTGCTCAGGCGTTCACGGTCGCAGCGACCGCCGTCGCCGCCGGTGCCGAGGTGTCGGTCTGGCTGACCGGAGAGTCGTCCTGGTACGCCCTGCCAGGGCGCGCCGAAGAGTTCGAGCTGCCGCAGTCCGCGCCGCTGGCCCAGCTGCGCGACGCCGTGCTCGCCGGCGGCCGGCTGACCCTGTGCACGCAGTGCGCGTCGCGCCGGGGCATCGGCGAGCCGGACGTCATCGAGGGCGTGCGGGTCGCGGGTGCCGCCACCTTCGTCGCCGAGGCCCTCGCCGACGGGGCGCAGGCGCTCGTCTACTGACCGCACCCGGTCCAGCGAGGCACGCGGGCCGGCGGTTGGCGGTCGCTCACCCCGGCGAGGGCAATCCTCGGCTCGCGCCAGGTTGTCAGACGTTTCGGGCGCCGAGGCGCCCGAAACGTCTGACGCGACACCAGCGACCGACGCAGACACCGCGACGGAGACGCCCGACGGGGCGCGTCAGGAGCTGAGCTCGACAGCGACCTCGGCGACGCTGCCGGTGCGTGCGACCACTGAGCGGTCGACGCTGACACCGGGCGCGAGCGTGCGCAGTGTCCAGGTCCCCTCCCCCGCGAAGAAGCGGAAGGCTCCCGTCGCCGACGTCGGCACCTCGGCGGTGAACTCACCCCCCGAGTCCAGCAGCCGGACATAGGCCCCAGCGACAGGCTGTCCCTCGCGCGTGACGACGCCCTGGATGACCGCCTCCTTGGTGACGTCGATCCCCTCGACGGACAGCCCGCCCGCGGTGGCGCTGCACATCAGGCCGCGCCGCCCTCGGGCGAGCCCGGCTCGTCACCCAGCTGGACGGGAACCCCGACGAGCGAGCCCCATTCCGTCCACGACCCGTCGTAGTTCTTCACGTTGGGCACGCCGAGGAGCTCGTGCAGCGCGAACCACGTGTGGGCCGAGCGCTCGCCGATGCGGCAGTAGGCGACGGTGTCGAGGGACAGGTCGACGCCCTTGCCCTCGTAGAGCGCCCGCAGGTCCTCGTCGGACTTGAAGGTCCCGTCATCATTAGCGGCCTGGCTCCACGGGATGTTGCGGGCGGTCGGGATGTGGCCAGGTCGCTGAGACTGCTCCTGCGGCAGGTGGGCGGGGGCGAGCAGCCGGCCGGCGTACTCGTCCGGCGAGCGGACGTCGACGAGGTTCTGCGTACCGATCACGCGCGCCACGTCGTCCCGGAACGCGCGGATGCTGGTGTCCTGGGGCTTGGCGGTGTAGGTCGTGGCGGGACGCGAGGGCACCTCGGTGACGAGCTCACGGGAGTCCAGCTCCCACTTCTTGCGGCCACCGTCGAGCAGACGTACGTCCTCGTGGCCGTACAGCGTGAAGTACCAGTACGCGTAGGCCGCGAACCAGTTGTTGTTGCCGCCGTAGAGGATCACGGTGTCGTCGTTCGCGATGCCCTTGGCGGACAGGAGCGCCTCGAACTGCGCCTTGTCGACGAAGTCGCGGCGGACCGGGTCCTGGAGGTCGGCCTTCCAGTCGATCTTGACGGCGTTGCGGATGTGGTTCTTGTCGTAGGCGGTGGTGTCCTCGTCGACCTCGACGAGGACGACCTTAGGGTCGTCGACATGGGCTTCGACCCAGTCGGCGTCGACGAGAGCGTCGCTGCGGCTCATGTGGGGTTCCTTCCGGAAGGGTGCTGTGGGTGAACGGGCTCTAGTTGGAGGTGGATGCCGGCTGGATCCGGCGAAGGATCAGGTACATCTCGCAGCCCAGGCAGTAGCCGAACGCCGCGTTGAGGAACGCCGCCACGAAGGCAGCCCCGACCGCCACGAGACCGACGACAGGGGCGAGGAGGAACCCCAGGAGCCCGAGGAGCCCGAAGAACAGCCCGACCGACTGCGCGAAGCGCAGCGGGCGGACGTCCTCGAGCTCGACGGGAGGGCCGAGGCGCGGCCGCACGAAGCGGCGGAAGGCTGCCGCGTACGGCGTACGCTGCGGGCCGCGCAGGGCGCCGAGGGCGAACACCGCAGTCTGGCCGAGCAGGAGGACGAACCCGAGCGGGCTGCCCGAGAGGATCAGGACGGCCGCGAGCACGGCCGCCGTGACGGCCGCGGCGAACCGGGGACCGCGGGGGTCGACCGTCGCCGCCTTCGTCTGTGTCTCGCGATCGAGGGACTGGCTCATGAGGATGCTCCTGACGTCGGGCGGGAAGAGACCGGACGGTCAGGCGGCGCGGGGCGACGAGGTCGCGGGCGCTGCCGTCAGGGCAGCCGACACTGGCAGCTGGCGACGCGGCACAGATCGACTGCGCGCCGCCGGGTGAGCCGAAGCTGCCAGGCCATGACTGCGAGGGTACGCAGCCGCCTGGACACAGTCACCGAATCGTCCGGATGCTGAGACGAGAATCTCAGCGTCAAACCCTCCCCACGAGGCTCAGCCGATTGCGACGCCCAGGGCGGCAACCACGTCCGGCGGTCGCGGCTGCCCGACAGCACGCCGGACGACCGCTCCCCGGGAGTCGAGGACGAGCACCGTCGGGGTGCGCCGGACATCGAGGCGGCGGACCAGGTCGAGGTGGCTCTCGGCGTCGATGTCCACGTGCCGCACGCCGTCGACCTGGGAGGCCACCTGGTCGAGGACCCGCCGGGTGGCGCGGCACGGCGCGCAGAAGGCGCTGGAGAACTGCACCAGCGTGGCACGCTCCCCCAGGGGTCCGCCCAGGTCGGACTCGCCGAGCAGCACCGCCTGTTCGCCGCTCGACGCCCGCATCCGCCCCGCCGCGCGCCGGTGCCAGAGACCGTACGCCGTCGCCGAGACGAGCGCGATCGCGAGCACCACCAGTCCCACCGTCATGACAGCCACAAGCATCGACCACGGCCGCCGATTCCCGCCAGCGGGCCTGGTCAGCCGAGCAGGATCCGGGCCAGCACCCAGACGGGAAGGGCCGCCATCGCGCACGGGAGCGCGGAGAGGGTCGCCGGCGCGGTGCGAGCGGACGGTCCGGCCGCGTGACGCAGGGACGCGGCCACGACGGCCGGGCCGGCGGCCCCGGCGGCGAGGAGCGTCAGGCCGGCAGGGCCAAGGGTCAGCGTCGAGAGGGCGCCGATCAGCAGACCCGCCATGGAGCCCGCCACCACCGAGACCGGCCACCCCCCTCGCGGCACGACGACGGTGGCCGTCGTCGCCACCACGGCCGCCCCGCACCCGACCAGCACGAGGTCGGCGCCCCCGGTCTCCCTGCGGACCGCCACCCACAGCGCGGTCAGCACCACCATGACGAGCAGGGACGTCGTGGCCGAGAGGCTGCCCACCAAGGCGGGCCGGCCGTCGCGTCGCAGGACCTGGTGCCCGAAGGCTGCGACCACGCCGAGAGCCAGCACGACCGCGAGGCGGCCGACGTCCTCCGTGCCGTGCGTGTCGACGAGCAGGGTGAGAACCCCTGCGGCGCCGGCGGCGAGCGCGACGAGCGAGCCCCCGAAGGCCCCCGGCACCCGGAGCAGCTGATGCCACCCGCTCAGGGTGGCCACCTGGACGAGGACGACTGCGACGCCGAGGGCGGCCGCGCCGAGCACCGCGCCGAGGACGAGGGCCAGGCCGAGCGAGGCAGCCCCGACGGCCTCCCCGACGCCGGCCCTCGCCCGCGGCGCCCGGACGGTGGGGGCGGGGGCGCTCACGCGCACCCGCCCGCGAAGGGTGGGAGGACCTCCACGACCGAGGAGTCGGTGAGGACGACGGATGACGGGTCGCGCGCTCCGAGGGCAGAGCCGTCGATCAGCAGGCTCGATCGCGAGAGCACGGCGGCCAGCTGCGGGCCGTGCGCGCCACGGATCTCGGCCAGCAGAGAGGCGACGTCCGGCGCCTCGACCCGCTCCTCGTCCACGCCCGCCGCGGCGCGGGCCGCGGCCCAGTAGCGGACCAGCACGTGCCCCACCTCAGTCGCTCCTGGCCGCGTCCAGACCCCACAACGCGATGCGGTGCGCCAGCTCCTCGGGCAGCACGCGCTCGGCATGCCCGTAGTCCCGCTCCACCCACAGGTCCGCGGAGTCACCGGCCCCCGAGGCCAGCTGGTGCGCGTGGTCCAGGGGGAAGTACGGGTCGAGGTCGCCGTGGACCACGAGCAGGCGGGTCGGCGCGATGGAGGCGGCCGCGGCTCGCGGCTCCACCGGGTCGACCTCCCAGCCGGGTACGACCCGGGTACGCCGGAGCAGCCGGACGACCAGCCGGCCGGTGGGCTCCGAGATCGCCCAGTGCACCACGCGCATCCGCGGCGTCCCGCGGTAGTACCAGCGCGCCGGGGCGCTCACCGACACCACGGCGTCGACCCCTCCGATCAGCCCCGCGTGCCGCACCACGACCGAGCCACCCATCGAGAAGCCGACGCTCACGACCCTCGCGTAGCCGAGGGTCCGCGCCCAGCGGACACCAGCCTCGAGGTCGAGCACCTCCTGGCCGCCCAGCGTCGAGCGTCCGCCGCTGTGGCGGTGACCCCGGAAGGAGACGGCGACGACGCCACCGTGCTCGGCGAACCAGCCGGCCGCCCTCCGAAGCCCCCTCGACTCCCAGGAGCCGGTGAACCCGTGACCGATGACGAAGGCCGTGGCGCTGTCGCAACCCGGTCCGTCCGGACGAGACGGGCGCCAGTACGCAGCGGAGATCCGTACGCCGTCGTCGGTGACCAGGGACATGGTCGCCGTCGGCTCCGGCGGCCGATCGGGGGAGGGCGCCAGCCGGCCGAGGACCACGTGGGCTATCCTGCCTCCAGCGGGACCCGGGCGCCGTCGCCCTCGGGTCCTTTCGTGTTTTCGGCCCCCGCGCGACCGCGCGTCCGGACCGGCGACGGGGAATGGGGATACGTCGTGGCGAGGCTGCTCCTCCTCACCAACGCGCTCCAGCCTTCGGCGGAGGTGCTGCCGGCCCTGGGCCTGCTGCTGCACCAGGTAAAGGTCGCGCCCTCGGAGGCGTCCGCCCTCATCGACGCCCCGCCGGTCGACGCCGTCCTCGTCGACGGCCGTCGCGACCTGCCCCACGTCCGCAGCCTGTGCCGGCTGATCCGGACCACCGGCGTCGACTGTCCCCTGTTCCTCGTGGTCACCGAGGGCGGCCTGGCCGCCGTCACCGCCGAGTGGGGCATCGACGACGTCCTGCTCGACACCGCCGGGCCGGCCGAGGTCGAGGCTCGGTTGCGCCTGGCCCAGGGCCGGTTGGCCGCCGAGGCGCCGGGGGCCGACGTGCCGGCGGAGATCCGCTCCGGGGCTGTGAGCATCGACGAGGCGACGTACACGGCGCGGGTGGGCGCGAGGGTCCTCGACCTGACGTTCAAGGAGTTCGAGCTCCTGAAGTTCCTGGCCCAGCACCCCGGCCGGGTGTTCACGCGCGCACAGCTGCTGCAGGAGGTCTGGGGCTACGACTACTTCGGCGGCACGCGCACGGTCGACGTCCATGTACGGCGGCTGCGCGCGAAGCTCGGGTCGGAGCACGAGGCAGTGATCGGCACCGTGCGCAACGTCGGGTACCGCTTCGTCGTGCCCCCGAGAGACAGCGAGGCCACGAGCGTCCCGGCCCAGCTGGGCTCCACGGTGGAAGGCAGCCTCCCGCTGCGCTGAGCACGCCGGGCGCGAGGTCCCCCGGACGGCGCACGAACCGGGCGTCACGCCTCGCTAAGGTGCCGAGCGTGCCCACCCCCCAGTCGTTGCATGCGGGCCTGGCGCGCCTGTCCGACCGGCCGGCCCGCGTCGAGAACGTCGCCCGGCTGGACCCCGAGGAGCTGCGGCTCGTCACCGTCCTCGTCGAGCGCGCCACCGAGGTCGACGGGGTACGCCCGCTGTCCGACGCCGTCACGCGATCCCTCGCGGCGCCCGGTGCGAGCGGGGTCCGCCACCTGCTCGTCCATCGGCCGGGACCGGACGGCCCCTGCCTGGCCGGCTACGCCCACCTCGACGGCAGCGACCCGGTCACCGGCGTGCGCGCCGAGCTGGTCGTCGACCCGACGATGCGTCGCGCAGGGGTGGCGCGCGTCCTGCTCGGGCACCTCGGCGCCGGGGCGCGCGACGGTCGGCTGCTCGTGTCGGCGCACGGGGACCTGGAGGCGGC from Actinomycetes bacterium encodes the following:
- a CDS encoding DUF4395 domain-containing protein: MSQSLDRETQTKAATVDPRGPRFAAAVTAAVLAAVLILSGSPLGFVLLLGQTAVFALGALRGPQRTPYAAAFRRFVRPRLGPPVELEDVRPLRFAQSVGLFFGLLGLLGFLLAPVVGLVAVGAAFVAAFLNAAFGYCLGCEMYLILRRIQPASTSN
- a CDS encoding alpha/beta hydrolase, whose translation is MVLGRLAPSPDRPPEPTATMSLVTDDGVRISAAYWRPSRPDGPGCDSATAFVIGHGFTGSWESRGLRRAAGWFAEHGGVVAVSFRGHRHSGGRSTLGGQEVLDLEAGVRWARTLGYARVVSVGFSMGGSVVVRHAGLIGGVDAVVSVSAPARWYYRGTPRMRVVHWAISEPTGRLVVRLLRRTRVVPGWEVDPVEPRAAAASIAPTRLLVVHGDLDPYFPLDHAHQLASGAGDSADLWVERDYGHAERVLPEELAHRIALWGLDAARSD
- a CDS encoding response regulator transcription factor, with protein sequence MARLLLLTNALQPSAEVLPALGLLLHQVKVAPSEASALIDAPPVDAVLVDGRRDLPHVRSLCRLIRTTGVDCPLFLVVTEGGLAAVTAEWGIDDVLLDTAGPAEVEARLRLAQGRLAAEAPGADVPAEIRSGAVSIDEATYTARVGARVLDLTFKEFELLKFLAQHPGRVFTRAQLLQEVWGYDYFGGTRTVDVHVRRLRAKLGSEHEAVIGTVRNVGYRFVVPPRDSEATSVPAQLGSTVEGSLPLR
- a CDS encoding MoaD/ThiS family protein, with the translated sequence MGHVLVRYWAAARAAAGVDEERVEAPDVASLLAEIRGAHGPQLAAVLSRSSLLIDGSALGARDPSSVVLTDSSVVEVLPPFAGGCA
- a CDS encoding DUF1416 domain-containing protein, which codes for MCSATAGGLSVEGIDVTKEAVIQGVVTREGQPVAGAYVRLLDSGGEFTAEVPTSATGAFRFFAGEGTWTLRTLAPGVSVDRSVVARTGSVAEVAVELSS
- a CDS encoding Fur family transcriptional regulator — translated: MNPPAHDSQPPDAPQGLLGELHDRGLRMTPQRRLVVDAVASLGHATPEEVLTKVREVSPGVNLSTVYRNLELLGELGLLRHSHLGHGPTTWHVPSHSGHIHLLCRACGRVTEADVALADDLVGRLRERTGFLSDMEHFAVQGTCADCAASAEQR
- a CDS encoding thioredoxin family protein, with product MTVGLVVLAIALVSATAYGLWHRRAAGRMRASSGEQAVLLGESDLGGPLGERATLVQFSSAFCAPCRATRRVLDQVASQVDGVRHVDIDAESHLDLVRRLDVRRTPTVLVLDSRGAVVRRAVGQPRPPDVVAALGVAIG
- a CDS encoding sulfurtransferase, which gives rise to MSRSDALVDADWVEAHVDDPKVVLVEVDEDTTAYDKNHIRNAVKIDWKADLQDPVRRDFVDKAQFEALLSAKGIANDDTVILYGGNNNWFAAYAYWYFTLYGHEDVRLLDGGRKKWELDSRELVTEVPSRPATTYTAKPQDTSIRAFRDDVARVIGTQNLVDVRSPDEYAGRLLAPAHLPQEQSQRPGHIPTARNIPWSQAANDDGTFKSDEDLRALYEGKGVDLSLDTVAYCRIGERSAHTWFALHELLGVPNVKNYDGSWTEWGSLVGVPVQLGDEPGSPEGGAA
- a CDS encoding DsrE family protein, which translates into the protein MMRSLVVKLTSGAEAPERLAQAFTVAATAVAAGAEVSVWLTGESSWYALPGRAEEFELPQSAPLAQLRDAVLAGGRLTLCTQCASRRGIGEPDVIEGVRVAGAATFVAEALADGAQALVY
- a CDS encoding FABP family protein codes for the protein MELTTDLPAALVPLAWMLGSWAGAGVGGHPEPYEYRFGQEIEVSHDGRSFLAWTSRVWLLDDDGGRVRPLAREAGFWRPQADGRLEVVLAHAEGYAEVWLGRVDGPRVELTTDVVARTESALEYVAGHRLYGLVEGDLAWAYDVAARGEVMQASMSARLKRVA